Proteins from a genomic interval of Acidimicrobiales bacterium:
- a CDS encoding serine hydrolase domain-containing protein, translating to MTATGPDARYEDLLAAARHDVERGRVPACQLAVAREGRVLFFEALGRATTATRFCAFSATKPIVAAAVWLLIGDRRLDITRPVAHYVPEFASKGKEAVTVEQVLLHTSGFPAAPISVADGTDAERRRARFATWHLDWEPGSRFQYHAESAHWVLVDLIERLRGADFREVIDAAVCRPLGLPRVLGIPLGDQSDIAPLTPVDPDGKGGTGPWEPPAEPAEVASFSGDWRELLIFDDPVVRAAGVSAAGAIMTAADLALFYQGVMHNPGGVWSPDVLHDATTNIRCRLPDPLLDVPANRTIGLVVAGDDGQHVMRYASFGQGNSPAAFGHAGAHGQIGWADPATGVSFAYLNNAVSPDPMQAGRRAYQLSTAAAALFA from the coding sequence TTGACCGCCACCGGGCCCGACGCGCGCTACGAGGACCTGCTCGCGGCGGCGCGCCACGACGTCGAGCGGGGCCGGGTTCCCGCCTGCCAGCTGGCGGTGGCCCGGGAGGGCCGGGTCCTGTTCTTCGAGGCGCTGGGCCGGGCCACCACCGCCACCCGCTTCTGCGCCTTCTCGGCCACCAAGCCGATCGTGGCGGCGGCGGTGTGGCTGCTGATCGGTGACCGGAGGCTCGACATAACCAGGCCGGTCGCCCACTACGTGCCGGAGTTCGCGTCCAAGGGGAAGGAGGCGGTGACCGTCGAGCAGGTGCTCCTGCACACCTCGGGGTTCCCCGCCGCCCCGATCTCGGTGGCCGACGGCACCGATGCCGAACGGCGCCGGGCCCGCTTTGCCACCTGGCACCTGGACTGGGAGCCGGGATCGCGCTTCCAGTACCACGCCGAGTCGGCGCACTGGGTGCTGGTCGACCTGATCGAGCGTCTCCGCGGCGCGGACTTCAGGGAGGTGATCGACGCGGCGGTGTGCCGGCCTCTCGGACTGCCCCGGGTCCTGGGCATCCCCCTCGGCGACCAGTCCGACATCGCCCCGTTGACCCCGGTCGACCCGGACGGCAAGGGCGGCACCGGGCCGTGGGAGCCGCCGGCGGAGCCGGCCGAGGTGGCCAGCTTCAGCGGTGACTGGCGGGAGCTGCTGATCTTCGACGACCCGGTCGTGCGCGCCGCCGGCGTGTCGGCGGCCGGGGCCATCATGACCGCCGCCGACCTCGCCCTCTTCTACCAGGGCGTGATGCACAACCCCGGGGGGGTGTGGAGCCCGGACGTGCTGCACGATGCCACGACCAACATCCGCTGCCGGCTGCCCGACCCCCTCCTCGACGTGCCCGCCAACCGGACCATAGGACTGGTCGTGGCGGGCGACGACGGCCAGCACGTCATGCGCTACGCCTCGTTCGGGCAGGGGAACTCACCGGCCGCCTTCGGGCACGCCGGCGCCCACGGCCAGATCGGATGGGCCGACCCCGCCACGGGCGTGTCCTTCGCCTACCTCAACAACGCCGTGTCCCCCGATCCCATGCAGGCCGGGCGCCGGGCCTACCAGCTGTCGACGGCGGCCGCCGCCCTGTTCGCGTAG
- a CDS encoding VOC family protein, which produces MNGPVEIVGMDHVVLNVSDVERSLAFYGGTLGLAPVRVEEWREGKAPFPSVRVDDHTIIDLLAAPRTGQNTDHFCLVVRPTDFGAVVDSGRFDVVDGPGPRFGARGIGTSLYVRDPDGNVVELRYYPG; this is translated from the coding sequence GTGAACGGGCCGGTCGAGATCGTCGGGATGGACCACGTCGTGCTCAACGTCTCCGACGTCGAGCGGTCGCTGGCGTTCTACGGCGGCACCCTCGGCCTGGCCCCGGTGCGGGTGGAGGAGTGGCGGGAGGGCAAGGCCCCCTTCCCGTCGGTGCGGGTGGACGACCACACGATCATCGACCTCCTGGCCGCCCCGCGCACCGGCCAGAACACCGACCACTTCTGCCTGGTGGTCAGACCCACCGACTTCGGGGCCGTGGTCGACAGCGGACGCTTCGACGTCGTCGACGGTCCCGGTCCGCGCTTCGGCGCCCGCGGCATAGGGACGTCGCTTTACGTCCGGGACCCGGATGGCAACGTGGTGGAGCTCCGCTACTACCCCGGGTAG
- a CDS encoding rhodanese-like domain-containing protein, whose protein sequence is MAMEQMPHVGPEEAVRLAGEEGAVLLDVREQEEWDAGHAPAALHVAMSTISGRADDIPTDRLIVCVCRSGGRSAAVTEALLNGGWKAVNLEGGMQAWEAARLPVVDDRDQPGQVV, encoded by the coding sequence ATGGCCATGGAACAGATGCCCCATGTCGGTCCCGAGGAGGCCGTCCGCCTCGCCGGGGAGGAGGGCGCCGTGCTGCTCGACGTGCGCGAGCAGGAGGAGTGGGACGCCGGCCACGCCCCCGCCGCCCTCCATGTGGCCATGTCCACCATCTCGGGCCGGGCCGACGACATCCCGACCGACCGCCTCATCGTCTGCGTGTGCCGCTCCGGTGGTCGCTCGGCCGCGGTGACCGAGGCCCTGCTGAACGGCGGATGGAAGGCGGTCAACCTCGAGGGCGGCATGCAGGCGTGGGAGGCCGCCCGGCTCCCCGTGGTCGACGACCGGGACCAGCCCGGCCAGGTCGTCTGA
- a CDS encoding MFS transporter, with translation MALASLRPLRRRSYALVWSAALVSNVGSWMQTIAVGVLVTARTGRSGWTGLVAAAAFLPIGLLSPIGGALADRVDRRRWLLATTVGETVFATALAVAVGLGHAGPGLVTLLVFGGGAMAAVGFPAYQAMLPDLVPQEELLAAVSLSSAQFNLGRVVGPALAGVVIAGAGYAWAFAVNAASFVAVILALLAVRLPPARPTEPAPLRRRLAEGARATAAEPACRLAVALIAVVAVTASPFIALVPAVAVKLFHSGSRGTAVLVTAQGVGAVVGALSLAPLAERFGRRRVLVGALFGVCAAMAGYAVAPALAVSAAAILLLGAFYIGVLSGLNTTIQLRAPAEMRGRVLGIYMMALGVLYPVGAVVQGWAGDRVGLRVVTLGGAAVLALVVVARQPAVRAALAEPPRRGDVVTLPAAAPGDPRSPDPVGSGPPGPATPSSPSTTR, from the coding sequence GTGGCTCTCGCCTCCCTGCGGCCCCTGCGCCGGCGCTCCTACGCCCTGGTGTGGTCGGCCGCCCTGGTGTCGAACGTCGGGTCGTGGATGCAGACGATCGCCGTCGGCGTGCTCGTCACCGCCCGGACCGGGCGCTCGGGGTGGACGGGGCTGGTGGCGGCGGCGGCGTTTTTGCCGATCGGGCTGCTCTCTCCCATCGGCGGGGCCCTGGCCGACCGCGTCGACCGGCGCCGGTGGCTGCTGGCGACCACGGTGGGGGAGACGGTGTTCGCCACGGCCCTGGCCGTGGCCGTCGGCCTCGGCCACGCCGGGCCCGGGCTGGTGACCCTGCTGGTGTTCGGCGGAGGCGCCATGGCGGCCGTCGGGTTCCCCGCCTACCAGGCCATGCTCCCCGACCTGGTGCCGCAGGAGGAGCTGCTGGCCGCCGTCTCGCTGTCGTCGGCCCAGTTCAACCTGGGCCGGGTGGTCGGCCCGGCCCTGGCGGGGGTGGTGATAGCCGGCGCCGGCTACGCCTGGGCGTTCGCGGTCAACGCCGCTTCGTTCGTGGCGGTGATCCTGGCCCTGCTGGCGGTGCGCCTCCCGCCCGCCCGGCCGACGGAGCCGGCCCCCCTGCGGCGGCGCCTGGCCGAGGGGGCCCGGGCCACGGCGGCCGAGCCCGCCTGCCGGCTGGCGGTGGCGCTGATCGCGGTGGTGGCGGTGACCGCCTCCCCGTTCATCGCCCTCGTGCCGGCGGTGGCGGTCAAGCTGTTCCACTCCGGGTCGCGGGGCACGGCCGTCCTCGTCACCGCCCAGGGCGTCGGGGCGGTGGTGGGCGCCCTGTCCCTTGCGCCCCTGGCCGAGCGGTTCGGGCGGCGCCGGGTCCTCGTCGGCGCCCTGTTCGGGGTCTGCGCCGCCATGGCGGGCTATGCGGTGGCGCCGGCGCTGGCCGTCTCGGCGGCGGCCATCCTGCTGCTCGGTGCCTTCTACATAGGCGTGCTCTCGGGGCTGAACACCACCATCCAGCTGCGCGCCCCCGCCGAGATGAGGGGCCGGGTGCTCGGCATCTACATGATGGCCCTGGGCGTGCTGTACCCGGTCGGCGCCGTCGTGCAGGGCTGGGCGGGGGACCGGGTCGGGCTCCGGGTGGTGACCCTGGGCGGGGCGGCGGTGCTCGCGCTGGTCGTGGTGGCCCGGCAGCCGGCTGTGCGGGCTGCACTGGCCGAGCCCCCCCGACGGGGCGACGTCGTCACCCTCCCAGCGGCAGCACCAGGAGATCCTCGTAGCCCGGACCCGGTCGGGAGCGGACCGCCCGGGCCAGCGACACCGAGCTCACCGTCCACGA